One genomic window of Plasmodium coatneyi strain Hackeri chromosome 12, complete sequence includes the following:
- a CDS encoding L-lactate dehydrogenase, whose translation MAPKPKIVLVGSGMIGGVMATLIVQKNLGDVVMFDVVKNMPQGKALDTSHSNVMAYSNCKVTGSNSYEDLKGADVVIVTAGFTKAPGKSDKEWNRDDLLPLNNKIMIEIGGHIKKLCPNAFIIVVTNPVDVMVQLLFEHSGVPKNKIIGLGGVLDTSRLKYYLSQKLNVCPRDVNALIVGAHGNKMVLLKRYITVGGIPLQEFINNKKITDEEVEAIFDRTINTALEIVNLLASPYVAPAAAIIEMAESYLKDIKKVLVCSTLLEGQYGHKNIFGGTPLVIGGTGVEQVIELQLNAEEKAKFDEAVAETKRMKALI comes from the coding sequence ATGGCGCCAAAGCCCAAAATCGTTCTCGTTGGATCTGGCATGATCGGAGGAGTAATGGCCACGCTGATTGTTCAGAAGAACTTGGGTGACGTGGTCATGTTTGACGTTGTAAAGAACATGCCCCAGGGGAAGGCACTAGATACATCCCACTCGAATGTAATGGCCTACTCCAATTGTAAGGTCACCGGATCTAACTCGTATGAAGACTTGAAAGGAGCTGACGTAGTTATCGTGACGGCAGGTTTTACTAAGGCACCTGGAAAGAGTGACAAGGAATGGAACCGAGATGACCTACTCCCACTGAACAACAAAATTATGATTGAAATAGGAGGACACATAAAGAAACTGTGCCCTAATGCTTTCATCATCGTGGTTACCAACCCAGTAGATGTCATGGTTCAGCTGCTTTTCGAACACTCCGGTGTACCAAAAAATAAGATCATCGGATTAGGTGGTGTTTTAGATACATCTAGGTTGAAGTACTATTTGTCGCAGAAGTTGAATGTCTGCCCCAGAGATGTTAATGCACTTATTGTCGGTGCACACGGAAATAAAATGGTTCTTCTAAAGAGGTATATCACTGTAGGAGGTATTCCACTACAAGAGTTTattaataacaaaaaaattaccgaCGAAGAAGTGGAGGCCATATTTGACAGAACAATCAACACTGCCTTGGAGATTGTAAACCTTCTTGCCTCTCCCTACGTTGCCCCAGCTGCTGCTATTATAGAAATGGCCGAGTCGTACTTAAAAGACATAAAGAAGGTCCTTGTGTGTTCCACTTTACTGGAAGGACAATACGGTCACAAGAATATCTTCGGTGGTACTCCTCTCGTTATCGGAGGTACCGGTGTTGAGCAGGTTATCGAGTTACAACTCAATGCAGAAGAGA